TAACTCAGGCCCGAGCGAGTAAACGAACCGGCCGACAACGACCCGGAAAAAAACGCGCCGACAATATTCGACAAGCCCTGCGCGCGGACTTCCTGATTGGCATCGAGCAACTGCTGCGAACGCGCGGCAATCGAACGAGCAATCGACAGGCTGGTGACCAGCCCGAGCATGCCCACCGCCACCGCACTGGGCAGCAGGCGCAGGATCAAATCCAGATCCAGTGGCAACCTGCTGAATGGCGGCAAGCGCCCGACAAATGCGCTGACCAGATGCACATGGCCGAACATCGCCGGCCACAGCCAAACCAGCAGGCTCGCCAGTACCAGCGTGATCAGCAGCGTCGGCCAGCGTGGCAGCAACTGTTTCAGCACCACGCCAACCACGACCGTGGCAACGCCGAGCAGCACGGAGGGTTTATCCACAGCCCCAAGGTGCTGCAACAGATCCATAAAACTGTCCAGCGCTGTGGCTTTTGCCGGCAGATCCAGGCCCAACAGATTGGGTAACTGCCCAATGGCAATGACCACCGCTGCGCCCAAGGTGAAACCGAGCACCACCGAATGCGAGACGAAATTCACCAACGCGCCAAAGCGCAGCAAACCGAGCAGCCATTGAAAAATCCCGGCGAGAAAGGTCAGCAGCAGGATCAGGGTGATGTAGTCCTGCGACGCCGGGACGGCCAGCGGGCTGACGCTGGCGTAGAGCACGATCGAAATCGCCGCCGTCGGCCCGCAGATCAGATGCCACGACGAACCCCACAGGCAGGCGATCAATACCGGGATGATCGCGGCATAGAGGCCGTATTCAGGTGGGAGACCGGCGATCAGCGCGTAGGCAATCGACTGGGGTAACGCGAGAATCGCACCGCTGAGGCCGACGATCAGGTCCCGTCCGACGCTGGCGCGGGTTTGCCGGGGGAGCCAGGTCAGGAAAGGGAAAAGTGAGCGGCGACTGGGGAAAGCCATGGGGCCTCGCGGTTATGGTTTTGGGCAAGGTTATCAGTACCACCCGATAATTGTGGCGAGGGGATTTATCCCCGATCGGCTGCGCAGCAGTCGTGAAACCATTATTCGCTGTGGATCTGACATGCCGTGTGCACAGGTTTTGGGACCGCTTCGCGGCCCATCGGGGGATAAATCCCCTCACCACAATCGGTGGGCGGTACTGGATCAGAGCTTCGCTTTTACTGCCGCCAACGCATCTTTTCCATCCACGGTTTTGACCCCATCCAGCCACTTGTCCAACACTGCCGGATTCGCCTTGATCCACGCCTTCGCCGCCTCGGCATTGCTGACCTTCTTGTTCACCACCTCGGCCATGATGCTGTTCTCCATCTCCTGAGTGAACGAAAGATTGGTCAACAATTTACCCACGTTCGGACACGCCTCGGCGTAGCCCTTGCGGGTCAGGGTGAAGACGCTACCGGTATCGCCAAAGTACTTCTCGCCGCCCTTGAGGTAATGCATTTTCAACTGCACGTTCATCGGGTGCGGCGTCCAGCCAAGGAAGGTGACGAACTTCTGCTTCTTCACTGCCCGCGAGACTTCGGCAAGCATCGCCTGTTCACTGGATTCGATCAGCTTCCACTGGCCGAGGTCGAAGTCATTTTTCTTGATGATCTCTTGCAACGAGATGTTGGCAGGCGCACCGGAGCCAATCCCGTAGATTTTCTTCTCGAACTTGTCGGCGTATTTGTTCAGGTCGGCAAAGTTATGCACACCCGCGTCCCACACGTAATCGGGCACGGCCAGGGTGAATTCGGTGCCGTCGAGGTTCTTCGCCAGTTGCGTAACGTCACCGGTGGCGACGAACTTGTCATAGAAACCTTGCTGCGCCGGCATCCAGTTGCCGAGGAACACATCCACTTGGCCGTCCTTCAACCCGCCGAAGGTGATCGGCACGGCGAGGGTGTCGACCTTGGCCTTGTAGCCCATGCCGTCCAGCAGAAACCCGGTAATGGCGTTGGTCGCGGCGATGTCGCTCCAGCCGGGGTCGGCCATCTTCACCGTTTCGCAGCTTTGTTCGGCAAATGCCGAGGCGCTGCCCAGAGCCAGCAGGCTGACTGTCAGTACTGTGGATAACTTTCGCATGGACTTCCCCTTAACATTATTGGTTTTGGCAGGGTTGTGGATAACGGGCCTTGCGTTCCAGATCGTCGAGATCGATGTGGTTGCGCATGTACTGCTGACTGGCGTCCACCAGTGGCTGGTGATCCCAGCTCTTCAGCTTGCCGATGGTCAACGCATCGGCAACAAAACGACGACGGCGCTGGCTGGCGAGCACTTCCCGGTGGATCGCCGGAATGTCCCACTTGGCTCGTGCCTCGGCGAGAAAATCGTCGAACAGTTGGCGATGCTGCGGCGATTGGCTGAGTTCTTCCAGTTCGCGCGGGTCGTTGTCTACGTCGAAGAGTAGGCAAGGGTCGCTTTCACTGTAGATAAATTTGTACGCACCGCGACGGATCATCATCAGCGGACTGATCGTGCCTTCGGCCATGTATTCGCCGAACACTTCGTCGTGCCCGCCCTGCCCTTGCAGATGCGATACCAGCGACCGACCGTCCAGCGGCAGCCCCGGTTCCAGGGTGCCGCCGGCCAGTTCAACGAAGGTCGGCAACAGGTCGGCGGTCGATACGGCGGCGCTGACGCGGCCCGCATTGAACTGGCCAGGAGCACTTATCAACAGGGGCACGCGAGCCGCCATCTCGTACCAGTGCATTTTGTACCAGAGGCCTTTCTCGCCCAGCATGTCGCCGTGGTCTCCCGAGAAGACGATGATGGTGTCGTCGATCAGCCCGGTTTCTTCGAGGGTTTGCAGAAGTTTGCCGACGTTGGCATCGATATAGCTGCACGCGCCGAAGTAGGCGCGGCGTGCATCGCGAATCTTATCCACAGGCAGTGGCTTGTCCCACAGGTCGTAGACCTTGAGCAGACGTTGCGAGTGTGGATCGAGGGAATGCTGGTCCGGCGTTGCAGGCAACGGGATTTCGCCATCGTCGTACAAATCCCAGAACGCCTTGGGGATCGTGTACGGGTCGTGTGGGTGAGTCATCGATACGGTCAGGCAGAACGGCTGGTCGCCGTCCTCGCGGATGTGGTCGAACAGGTATTGCTGCGCCTTGAACACCACCTCTTCGTCGAAGTCGAGCTGGTTGGTGCGCACGCATGGCCCGGCTTGCAGCACCGAGGACATGTTGTGATACCAGGTCGGCCGCACATCCGGCTCATCCCAGTTCACCGCCCAGCCATAGTCGGCCGGATAGATGTCGCTGGTCAGACGTTCTTCGTAGCCGTGCAACTGATCCGGGCCGCAGAAATGCATCTTGCCTGACAGTGCAGTGCGATAGCCGAGACGGCGCAGATAGTGGGCGTAGGTCGGAACATCGGCAGGGAAATCGGCGGCGTTGTCGTAGGCGCCGATCTTGCTCGGCAACTGGCCGCTGACCAGGGTGAAACGCGACGGTGCGCATAACGGGCTGTTGCAGTAGGCGGCATCGAATACCACGCCTTGGGCGGCGAGGCGCGAAAGATTCGGCAGTTTGATCGGCGAGGGGCCGTAGACAGGCAACATTGGCGCGGCCATCTGATCGGCCATGATGAAAAGAATATTCTTGCGCTTCATGTGATCGCGGCATTCCATAGTGAATATTTATGCGACATTGCTGCGATTGAGCATGGAGTCCATGCTCTAACCGGTAAAGCCCGCGCAGGGCAATGACTAGGATAAGCACAGCTTATGTATGA
The sequence above is drawn from the Pseudomonas sp. FP2196 genome and encodes:
- the betC gene encoding choline-sulfatase, with translation MKRKNILFIMADQMAAPMLPVYGPSPIKLPNLSRLAAQGVVFDAAYCNSPLCAPSRFTLVSGQLPSKIGAYDNAADFPADVPTYAHYLRRLGYRTALSGKMHFCGPDQLHGYEERLTSDIYPADYGWAVNWDEPDVRPTWYHNMSSVLQAGPCVRTNQLDFDEEVVFKAQQYLFDHIREDGDQPFCLTVSMTHPHDPYTIPKAFWDLYDDGEIPLPATPDQHSLDPHSQRLLKVYDLWDKPLPVDKIRDARRAYFGACSYIDANVGKLLQTLEETGLIDDTIIVFSGDHGDMLGEKGLWYKMHWYEMAARVPLLISAPGQFNAGRVSAAVSTADLLPTFVELAGGTLEPGLPLDGRSLVSHLQGQGGHDEVFGEYMAEGTISPLMMIRRGAYKFIYSESDPCLLFDVDNDPRELEELSQSPQHRQLFDDFLAEARAKWDIPAIHREVLASQRRRRFVADALTIGKLKSWDHQPLVDASQQYMRNHIDLDDLERKARYPQPCQNQ
- the choX gene encoding choline ABC transporter substrate-binding protein; this encodes MRKLSTVLTVSLLALGSASAFAEQSCETVKMADPGWSDIAATNAITGFLLDGMGYKAKVDTLAVPITFGGLKDGQVDVFLGNWMPAQQGFYDKFVATGDVTQLAKNLDGTEFTLAVPDYVWDAGVHNFADLNKYADKFEKKIYGIGSGAPANISLQEIIKKNDFDLGQWKLIESSEQAMLAEVSRAVKKQKFVTFLGWTPHPMNVQLKMHYLKGGEKYFGDTGSVFTLTRKGYAEACPNVGKLLTNLSFTQEMENSIMAEVVNKKVSNAEAAKAWIKANPAVLDKWLDGVKTVDGKDALAAVKAKL
- a CDS encoding SulP family inorganic anion transporter: MAFPSRRSLFPFLTWLPRQTRASVGRDLIVGLSGAILALPQSIAYALIAGLPPEYGLYAAIIPVLIACLWGSSWHLICGPTAAISIVLYASVSPLAVPASQDYITLILLLTFLAGIFQWLLGLLRFGALVNFVSHSVVLGFTLGAAVVIAIGQLPNLLGLDLPAKATALDSFMDLLQHLGAVDKPSVLLGVATVVVGVVLKQLLPRWPTLLITLVLASLLVWLWPAMFGHVHLVSAFVGRLPPFSRLPLDLDLILRLLPSAVAVGMLGLVTSLSIARSIAARSQQLLDANQEVRAQGLSNIVGAFFSGSLSAGSFTRSGLSYEAGACSPLAGVFSAIWVALFAIFGAGLIAHIPIPAMAGSILLIAWGLVDHRGIRALLRVSRAEFVVMALTCLATLLLELQTAIYAGVLASLFFYLKRTSQPRVQHWRDGEDDVLRVGGSIFFGASHYLQVRLQRMHGARVVIEAQQINFIDYSGVEMLHQEARRLLRQDRSLTLRGARPQVVEELRKLEGAEKCPIRFED